A single region of the Selenomonas sp. oral taxon 920 genome encodes:
- a CDS encoding methyl-accepting chemotaxis protein, protein MGQRMPIGLQLTGLVGSVIALMIVLLAVVLYEFKTSSADYQHLLSVTVKNSITLLEAEDDFHQGLSELRGYIITRDPSRAADTENALKKADTNLSTFADHAVNADAKARGEELRKAVHDYTGKTKDIIDLYQRNDMEAATAAATELRKKTDEIDALFNKAAEIQTTVQEQQLEKLNSNVDHIFIIVLVISIVGIIGIGVAATWYARKLAGRLVKLRGEVGKLGKLDLSFQGSRATWNDEIGDMANELLEMKDALHHIVRSIQTEADNLSKSSNDLSNSVQSQMQVSESIAHTITDVASDAVHNNTSIGEITSAIEQVSARTEEMSASGVHANQTASDAVDDANQGMKYIHQLVQQNDTVGDAMTEISQVSEKLVTGSDAIKNVVTTIREIAGQTNLLALNAAIEAARAGEAGRGFAVVAEEVRKLAEQSSAATNEIEQTITHMIESIQVAAGAIESAEEKVAASKEVTVETEKSFDSIQKRLDEVQNSIAHISQAVDHTANDMQDVVGNVQSISSVAEKTGANAETVAAASEEQSASLHDVSDNAESLAQTAAKLNDITSKFKL, encoded by the coding sequence ATGGGACAGCGAATGCCCATCGGGCTGCAGCTCACAGGGCTGGTCGGCAGCGTCATCGCACTGATGATCGTGCTGCTTGCCGTCGTGCTCTATGAGTTCAAGACATCGAGTGCAGACTATCAGCATCTGCTCTCCGTCACGGTCAAGAACAGCATCACACTGCTCGAGGCGGAGGATGACTTCCATCAGGGGCTGAGCGAGCTGCGCGGCTACATCATCACGCGCGATCCGAGCCGTGCGGCGGATACGGAGAACGCACTCAAGAAGGCGGACACGAATCTCAGCACGTTTGCCGACCATGCGGTCAATGCCGATGCGAAGGCACGCGGCGAGGAACTGCGCAAGGCGGTACACGACTATACAGGGAAGACGAAGGATATCATCGATCTTTACCAGCGCAACGACATGGAGGCGGCGACGGCAGCAGCCACGGAACTCCGCAAAAAGACGGACGAGATCGACGCCCTCTTTAACAAAGCGGCAGAGATCCAGACCACCGTACAGGAGCAGCAGCTTGAGAAGCTGAACAGCAACGTCGATCACATCTTTATCATCGTGCTCGTCATCAGCATTGTCGGCATCATCGGCATCGGTGTCGCCGCCACATGGTATGCACGAAAACTTGCAGGCCGCCTCGTCAAGCTGCGCGGCGAAGTCGGAAAGCTCGGCAAGCTCGACCTCTCCTTCCAGGGCTCGCGTGCTACGTGGAACGACGAGATCGGCGATATGGCAAACGAGCTGCTCGAGATGAAGGATGCGCTTCACCACATCGTCCGCTCCATCCAGACGGAAGCGGACAATCTCTCCAAGTCAAGCAACGACCTCTCGAACTCCGTCCAGTCACAGATGCAGGTCTCCGAGAGCATCGCCCATACGATCACGGATGTCGCCTCCGATGCGGTACACAACAACACCAGCATCGGCGAGATCACATCTGCCATCGAGCAGGTCAGTGCACGCACTGAGGAGATGAGTGCAAGCGGCGTCCATGCAAACCAGACAGCAAGCGACGCCGTGGACGACGCGAACCAGGGCATGAAGTATATTCACCAACTTGTCCAGCAGAATGATACCGTCGGCGACGCCATGACGGAGATCTCGCAGGTCTCGGAGAAGCTCGTCACGGGATCCGATGCCATCAAGAACGTCGTCACAACCATTCGCGAAATCGCAGGTCAGACGAATCTCCTCGCGCTCAACGCCGCCATCGAGGCAGCGCGCGCAGGTGAGGCGGGGCGCGGCTTTGCCGTCGTCGCCGAGGAGGTCAGGAAGCTCGCCGAGCAGAGTTCTGCTGCGACGAACGAGATCGAACAGACCATCACCCATATGATCGAGAGCATCCAGGTCGCTGCAGGCGCCATCGAGAGCGCCGAGGAGAAAGTTGCGGCGAGCAAGGAGGTCACAGTGGAGACGGAGAAGAGCTTCGACTCCATCCAGAAGCGTCTCGACGAAGTCCAAAACAGCATCGCACACATCAGTCAGGCAGTCGACCACACTGCGAACGATATGCAGGATGTCGTCGGCAACGTCCAGAGCATCAGCTCTGTCGCCGAGAAGACCGGGGCAAACGCCGAGACCGTCGCTGCCGCCTCCGAGGAGCAGAGCGCAAGCCTGCACGACGTGAGCGACAATGCCGAGTCCCTCGCACAGACCGCCGCGAAGCTCAACGACATCACGTCGAAGTTTAAGCTGTAA